Genomic window (Spirosoma sp. KCTC 42546):
TTCAATGGATGATGGATAATGAATAATGTAAATGGATAATGGAACACTGGTCATTTAGCGATCATAGGGAACTCAGATCATTATCCATTTTACATTATTCATTATTTATTCCGACCGAAGGGAGGTAACTGGATTCATCAGGGCGGCTTTTATACTTTGGAAGCTTACCGTGAGCAAGGCTGTACTGAGTGCCAGCAAACCCGCCAGCACAAAGACCCACCACTCAATCGAAACCTTGTAGGCAAAATCATGGAGCCACTGGTTCATGCCATACCAGGCAATGGGTATCGCGATCAGATTCGCTACCAAAACCAGACGTACAAACTCTCTGGAAAGCAGGGCTACAATGCTCGGTACAGATGCGCCTAACACCTTTCGGATACCAATCTCTTTGGTCCGTTGTTCGGCTGAGAACGCAACCAGTCCGAACAAGCCTAAACAGGCAATCATAATGGCGATCAGCGTGAAATACAGGACTATGCTGGACGTTCGCTGTTCTTTTTCGTAATTCCGTTGAAAATCCTGGTCGAGAAATGAATACGAAAAGGGCGTATCTGGGTTTATCTTTTTCCAGGATTGCTCCATGTCGGCCAAGAGTTTAGTATACTCTTTTGGTTGCACACTGGCGATAAAATAGTGGTGTTTATCCCCAATCGTGGTCGTTAATCCATATGGTTTTATTTCCTGATGTAGACTCTCGTAGTTAAAATTCTTGACCACCCCCACAATCTGCATAGGGTGGCGCACATTCTGCCATTCGAAGTAGATAGTCTTCCCGACAGCCGTTTTAGGATCATAGCCTAATTGGTTGAGCGCTACCTCGTTGAGAATGATACTCGTTGAATCGGCGGTGAAGTTTTTCGAGAAAGCCCGGCCGTACAGGAGTTTAAAGCCCAGCGTTTCGACATAGTCGTTCTCGACCGTTGCAAAATTTATATCTACGGCCTCATGGACAGATTTCCCCTCCGCATAAAAAAGCAGATCATTATCGCTCGGAATGCCGGGGTACGTGGACCCGCTCGCTGCCGAAATCACGTTCGGATTCTTAAGGATTTCATCCTTGAACGCAGCATAATTCGTAGTCGCCTGATTACTCTGAAGGGGTATAACAATTTTCTGGCTTTTCGTAAAGCCCAGGTGTTGATTTTGAACGAAGGCTAATTGCTGCCAGATGACGATCGCTCCTAAAATCAAAACGATCGAGACTGTAAACTGAAAAACCACCAGGCCTTTGCGGAGCGCCGTTGCCGAAATACTGTTAACGAGCTTCCCCTTAAGTACGGTGATTGGCCTGAATGACGAGAGGTAAAACGCAGGGTATAAGCCAGATAACAAGCCCGTCAGGAGTGTTATGGCCGCAATCCATATAACAAAAATAGGATTCTGGAAAAGGGCTAAGTTCTTTTGCGTAAGGCCATTAAAGACAGGCAGCAGGAGTTGAATAAACCCCAGCGCCAGACAAAGAGCCAAGATGGACATGAGCAATGATTCGCCCAAAAACTGGCCTATCAACGAGGCACGAATAGCCCCCATTGCTTTCCGAATGCCCACTTCCTTTGCCCGCTTTTCGGAGCGAGCCGTCGACAGATTCATGAAATTGATACAGGCAATCAGCAGCAAAAAGGCGGCTATTGAGCCAAAGACGTACAGATACGTCAGGCTCCCGTTCGCCGAAATCTCATTATCCAGGTTAGAGGTTAGATAGATGTCTGGTACAGCCTGGAGCGTTAGCTCCTTAGAAACCCCTAAGGCCTTTAAATCGGCGGCCCCATGCCGGTTCAAGAAGGCGGGTAGTTTTGCTTCGAAGGCCTCGGCATTCACGCCATCCTTCAGTTTAATATAGGTGTAGAAAATATTATTTGTCGCCCAGTTTTTTTGCTGACTCACCCAATTGCCAATATCGCCATTCTGCATCGAGAGGAAAAAATGGGCATCAATATGCGATTTGTTTTTATCGCTAAATACTCCACCAACGGTATAGTTATAATCGCCGAATGGGAGCCCAATGTTGATGACTTTGCCAACTGGGTTTTCCTTGCCGAAGAGTTTGCTGGATAAAGTTTCAGAGATAACGAGCGTGTTTGGTTGATTGATGGCTTTTCGCGGATTCCCATATGTAAACGGATACGTGAATAGCTCGAAAAAGGTGGAATCCACATAATAGCCGTTGGTTTCAAAAAACTGCTTTTGCTGGTGGTTATGCGTATACCGCAACAGCATCTTGTCCATGTTCGGCACCTTCAATAGCCGGGTGGCCTGCTCAACTTCCGGGAAGTCGTTTTTCAGGCCCAGAGCCGTAGGTGCCGCTGTTGCTGCCCAATGCTCCTGTTTTGTATCTGTGGCTACCCGATAGAGCCGGTTAGCGTCTGTATGATGTTTATCGTAACTAAGTTCATCAAAAACATACAGGGTAATCAGCAGACAGGTGGCCAGGCCCACGGCTAATCCAAAAATGTTGATGGCTGAATACACCTTGTTTTTAACGAGGTTCCGCCAGGCGATTTTAACATGATTACTCAACATAACAGGGTTTATAAAGAATGGTGATGAATACTCCCCGCGACGGCGGACCGTTGGTTGGCGTTTGAGAGCAAAGGGGCGTACGAAGCGCAGCACGTTGCCCCAGTATCGCCGGTTGGCGCGTTGGATACCCACGGCCCGCACATCGCGCCCAAACCGCTCGTGTAAATCGCCCTGCACTTCTTCCAGCAAATGCGGAGCACAAAACCATTCCAGCAGGCGGTCGGCCCAGCGGGGCGGTGTTACCATAGTGAATAATGTAAACTGTAAAATGAATAATGGACGATGAATTCAGTGGTATTTAATTAGTTATTCATTAGGCATTATCCATTCTTCATTCCGACCGAAGGGAGGCTACCGGATTGATCATGGCGGCTCGTAAGGACTGCCAGCTAACGGTTAAAAATGCTATGGAAATGGCTATGAAAGCCGTGACCAGAAATACCCATACACTCATGTTGACACGATACGGATAATTCTTGAGCCATTCGTCCATGGCATACCAGGCGGCCGGGAAGGCAAAAATGAACGAGATAGAAACCAGTTTCAGGAAGTCGGTTGATAGTAACTGGACAATACTCGGAACGGAGGCCCCTAACACTTTACGAATGCCAATTTCTTTGGTACGCCGTTCTGCCGAAAGGGTTGCTAACCCAAATAGACCAATGCACGAAATGAAAATGGTGAGGATAGCCCCAAAGAGCATCATTTGTTTCCACTTAGCTTCCGACTCATAGCGTTTCAGGTTTTCCTGATCCATAAATTTGTACGAATAGGGATTGAGTGGGAATAGCTTTTTAAAGACTTTTTCGATGTGCTGAAGGCTCGCCGTTTCGGTATTGGGCTTGATTTTGATAAATGCCTTACCATATTCATTAGCCGCTTTCATTGTAAATAATTGCGGCTTTATTTCCTGACTTAAGGAGGCAAAATGGTGGTCTTTTACCACGCCAATTACGTGATATTTTTCGTTTTTAAACCAAAAGTCAACGACTTGGCCCAGTGGATTTTTCCAGCCTGCTTTTTTAACAAATGTTTCATTGACCAGTACCGACTGCGACGAATCTGATGGGAAGGCGGTTGAGAAATTTCGCCCTTTTAAAACTGGTATCTTAAAGAGAGGAAGGTAGGTTTCATTAACGGTTTCGTAGGCAAAACTCAATTGCGTTTCGCCATTTATTTTAGCCACCGTACCCCAAAATCCACCATTTTTGGGCGCAACATCTAGTATGTTCTGGTCTTTTAGTAATTCTTCTTTTAAGAGTTTTACTTCACTACGTTTTAAGTTCGATTTGTCTATAACCACCAGATTTTTGTCGTCATACCCCAAATCTTTACTGGTCAGATAGTTGAACTGTGAATAAATAGTAAGGGAAGCAATTATTAGAAAAGAAGCCAGCGTGAATTGTAAGACAACCAATGATTTTTGCAGATAATTTTTGCCGGAAAGATTGAAGCGGCTATACAGTGTTTGAACAGGATTGTAACCCGATAAAACAAGGGCCGGGTAAAATCCAGACAGTAAGCTTGTGACAATAAACAGGATGATGTAGCCCGCCACCAGTTTTGCATCGAACAAATAAGAAAGTGACAAGGCTTTGTTTGCCAGTTGATTAAAGGTTGGTAACGCCAGTTCGATCAGGACGATGGCAAATAAAAAGGCAGCAAAACAAAGCAGGAACGACTCACCCAGAAACTGCATGATGAGTTGAGCCCTGGCCCCACCAACTGCTTTCCGCACACCAATTTCTTTAGCCCGCTTTAAGGAGCGAGCCACCGTCAAATTGACAAAATTGATGCAGGCAATAAGCAGAATGAATAAGGCAATGCCTGATAAGATATACGAAAAAGTAGGATTGCTTTCGTCGACAAGACCGTTGCTGGCTGGTAGCTCTTTGCTTAGGTGCATGTCGGTAAACGGCTGGAGCGAATACACCGTTTTGTTGGTGATGCCAAATTTTTTAGCTACTGATTTAATACTCTCCTGTGCATCAGCCACATAAACTTGATTCATTTTAGCCTCTACTGCCTTCAGATTAGCATTAGGGCTTAGAATGACGAATGTATTCATGAACACACTGAACCAGTTTTCGTTGTCCGCCATATCTTCAGCCTTGACCTCTATAGGCATGAGCACATCAAATTTGATGGACGAATTTTGCGGACATTTTTTGGCTACTCCTGTTACCGTGTACGGTTCAAATTTGTCGCCTTCTTTAAAGAATAGTATTTTGCCAAGCGCGTTTGTTGTCCCGAAATTTTTATCGGCTAATTCTTCCGAAATAACGACCGATTTTGGGCTCTTTAAAGCGGATTTAGGATCACCGCTTAGTAGCGGAAACGAGAATATCGAGAAGAAACTGGAATCTGCGAAATAGGCCGTCTGACTTTTTACTTCATTGCCTTGTTTTAGATCTTTCCGGTTTTCCTGATAGCGAACAAAAGATATTATTTCTGGAACACCCGCCTGGAATTTTGGGCCGGGAAAAATACCCGTGTAAGGTTGCTGATTTTCAACGATACCAGCTGGCGTTACTGATTTGCTGGTAATGCGGTAAATAAATGGATTATGCGCATGAAAGCGATCATAGCTGACTTCATCTTTCGTGTACAGCATAATCAACATGGCTGCGGCCAATCCAATGCTCAGCCCAATAATATTAATGGCCGAATAGGCTTTGTTTCGGGCCAGGTTTCTGAAGGCGATTTTGAGATAGTTCTGGATCATGTCGGTACTGAATAAGGAAAGTGATGGGTATTGTTCAGACCGCTGGGCGGTTGGTTTTCGTTTCAGAGCAAAGGGGCGTATAAACCGTAGTACATTGGCGCTATACCGCTGATTGGCTTTTTTAGCGCCCATTCGATGCACATCCCGCCTATAGCGCTCGTATAAATCGCCCTGCACTTCTTCCAGCAAATGCGGAGCGCAAAACCATTCCAGCAGGCGATCCGCCCAGCGAGGTGGTTGTGGCTGGAATGCCTCCGTTGGGCCGCTGGTGCGGAGCGTTCTCATAAGCTGATAGCAGGTAAGGCATTGGGCGAAATCGAATTCCACAGTTGATCCCGCATGGCCCGAATATCGTGTAGTGCACGGCTACCAAGGGCCGTGACCGTAAACAGGCGTTTGCGACGCCCACCACGCTCGGCCGTAGCATCGCCCATGTGCGATTTGAGCATGCCTTTTTCTTCGAGTCGATGCAGAGCAGCATGAACAGCACTGATACTAACCGAGCGCCCCGTTTGCCGATCCAGTTCATCGGTAATCGCAACGCCATAAGCCGCATCGTTCAGGACTGCAACCGTTAGTAAAACGATTTCTTCAAACTCGCCTAAGTATGTTCGTTTCATAACTCAAAGGATAAAATCAACTTTTGTAGAACAAATGCTTTGCCAATCCGTGAAAAGGCCATTTCAAGCTTAACAAGGGCTGTTTAACGAAATGGCTCTGTCCGAAATCGTACACTTTTTGTCCGATGGTGAACAGGGTGGATTCGTGAGGTGATGCAGTAGGATTTGAGGAAACCCAGATATAGATAAGTATGCATGAGGTATAGCTGAAAAAGACCGAGAACGGTTTTTAGTCAACGCGGATACACAAAATAATTGCCGTTTACTAAAAATATGAAGCTATGACTTACTCTTGGCTGCTGTTTGCCAATATCTTACGGTAAAAATGACCACTCCGGCTAACCGGGCTTTCCTCTTTTAACGAATTATGAAAAAAGTTTTTAAAGTGATCGGTATCGTGATCGGCGTCCTTGCGTTAGGCGTCGTAGTGTTGCTGGCTTATGTTAAACTGGCGTTGCCGAATGTGGGTGAAGCACCATCCTTGAAAGTGGATGCTACACCACAACGAATCGAACGGGGTGCCTATCTGGCGAATCACGTGACAGTCTGTATCGACTGCCACAGTACCCGCGATTACACACTCTTTTCTGGGCCATTGGCGCCCGGAACGATAGGGAAAGGTGGAGAACTGTTTAACCAGCAGATGGGCTTTCCCGGCTCGTTCACGGCGAAAAACATTACGCCCTATGGCATAGGCAACTGGACCGACGGCGAGATCTACCGGGCTATTACAACCGGTGTTAGCCGTGATGGTCATGCCTTCTTTCCCGTCATGCCCTATCCATATTATGGCAAAATGGGCGATGAGGATGTTCAGAGCATTATTGCCTATTTGCGTACGCTCAAGCCGATCGAAAATAAACCTGCTGAATCGAAAGCTGATTTTCCGTTCAACTTTATCCTGAATACGATTCCGGTAAAAGCTGAGCCTATGTCAATGCCTGATCCGAAAGATGAACTGGCTACCGGCAAGTATCTGGTTATGATAGCCGGTTGTGTAGAGTGCCATACGCAGGTTGATAAAGGCCAGATTATTAAGGAAAAATCGTTTGCGGGCGGGCGGGATTTCAAACTGCCATCCGGAATGCTTTACACGTCTAACATCACTCCCGATAAGGAAACTGGTATTGGTAGTTGGACTAAAGAGACATTTATCGCTCGTTTCAAGACATATGCTGATAGTAGTTATAAGCCTCAGAAACTTGGACCGAATGATTTTCAGACGGTGATGCCCTGGATGATGTATGCGGGTATGAAAGAACAGGATTTAGGGGCTATCTACACCTATCTGATGTCGCTGAAACCGATTCCAAATAAGGTGACGGAAAAATTTAAGCCCCATGTAGCCATACGTTAACACCGTGATGAACTGATAACGTAATTCGGCAAGATACCTTCTGGGTCTAGTAGTATAGATTAGCTGCTAACCTCAGAAGGTATTTTTATGCCTTGCTGTCCGTAACTTTGTTGGCACGCTACGGAAACAAGCTGTTGCTACCGAAAACTGCTCACTGAAACTATGTCTCTTAAAACGCTCGTTAAAATCTCCAACGTTACTAATCTCAGCGATGCCCGCTATTGCGCAGGTATGGGTGTCGATATGCTTGGCTTCTCGATGGATGCCGATTCACCGGACTATATCGAACCGAAAAAATTTGACGAGATCAGAGGCTGGGTGGCAGGCGTTCAGATTGTTGGCGAAACTACATCCACAGATCCTGAAGTTATTGAGCAACTTCTTGATACGTACAAACCTGACATACTACAGGTCAACGAATCAGCCCTCTTATCTTACCTTAGTACGTTTACTAAGCCGTTGATTTTGCACGTCGATCTATCACAGTTGACACTTGATCAGCTAGATACCCTGTTTCAGACAGGTGTTGCCGGAGCCGATTATATTCTGCTGGAAAGTAATAGTCCACTCCATCTTGACGATGAGCTGAAAACTACCCTGCAACGATTAGCAGCACGCTATCCCATATTATTAGGCATTGGCGTATCTGCCGAGAATGTCCATGAGTTATTAGCCGAATTATCCGTTCAGGGAATTGCGCTTAGTGGTGGCGATGAAGAACGACCCGGTAATAAGGAATTTGGTGAGTTGATGGATATTCTGGAAGCGATAGAGGAAGAGTAGGAAATTAGTATTAGGAGTGAGAAGCGAGGAGTGAGAATAGCTGACGCGTATATCAGTTTTGCGTCAGCCATTCTCACTCCTTGCTTCTCACTCCTAATACTGACCACTACTATGCATTACCTACTATCATTGAAAACATACTTCTATCCATAACCGCGTCCATTCTTCCAAATCTACTTTGGGGCAAAATAGCTATCTGTTAGGTTTACATCGGATTTAAACAACGGTCCGGCGTTCCGGAAAGAAGCCATGAACAAGCGATTAGAACGTATTGCCGACCAGGCCCAAATTGGGGGCGTGTGTGCTGGTTTGGCCGATTATTTTGGCATTGATCGTGCATTGGTACGCGTACTTTTTGTGATCGGAATTTTCCTGCCGCACTTTCCGGCCATCATCATTTACATTATCTTGTGGATCGCATTACCCGAACGCCGTTTCGATGGTTCTGTATCCCAGTCGTCAGCTTTCTCTAATCCTTATTTTGCCATGAATCCCTACAATCCGAACAAGCCTGCATCACCCGACCGTAGCATTATTGGCGGGGCCGTACTGATTATCCTGGGTGTCCTGTTTTTACTGGACCGTTATTTCGACATTGACTTTGGTGATCTATGGCCGTTTGTTCTGATCGCAATTGGTTTGTGGCTGATTTTTAAGGATCGGATCAAACCTCCTTACGATAATACAACCACCAACGACCCAAACGGAACCCTTTAAAAAATGTATGATGTAGGATATATGATGTATTAAGTTAATACATCGAACCTGTTTAAACTTTATTTTTTATATCTCCAATGCGCTTTAGTTTAACCGCGGAGAGCGCTGAGACAAAGTCGCAAAGAACGCTGAGTTTGCTGACTGAATTTCTTTGCGCGCTTTGCCTTAGCGTTCTTTGCGGTTAATTTGAAAAGTTTAAACAGCTTCATCATATATCCTACATCATACATCCTTAAAACTTATGCAACGAAAAAATGGATTGTTCTGGGGCATTTTCCTGTTAACGCTGGGGGTGTTGTTTTTAGCCCGGCGGGCCGGAATGCTCGATATAGACTGGCATTCATTAGTGAATTTATGGCCAGTATTGCTAATTCTGGCGGGTGTAAACCTGATTCTGGAACGTCGTGGAAATCCGGCAGCTTTTGTTACAACTGTCATGCTGGCTGTAGCCGTGCCAACAACATTGTTCGGGTTCCTGTCGCATAATCGGAACCACGATGAGTTCAACATGCGCTGGCATGATAATGATGACGACGATGATGACAATGGAAATAACGACAGCGATGACGACGATAATACGGATGACGATTATCGGTCGGAGCGTGAGCATCGGGATTCGGAGAACACAAGAATCCAGACTAACACGTTTGCCGAAACAATGGACGTCGATACTCGTGAAGCTGTCTTGAAATTGTCAGGGGGCGCTGGCCGGTTTACCATCAGCGATCCCAGTACAGAACTTATCAAAGCCGATACAAAACAAACCTCGGGTAGTTATTCGATGTCGGTAGATCGGGATGAAACCACCCATATCCCAACCATTGAACTAAAGCCCACGGATGACGATCAACACATTGATCTGAAAGATGGCAAGTTCGAGAATCGGGTTGATGTGCACCTGAACGCTACGCCTGTCTGGACAATGGATGTAGCACTTGGAGCAGGACAGGGGGATTTGGACTTAAGTGCTTATGCTGTCAAGAGCCTGAAAATTGGCGCCGGTGCTGCCGATCTGGATTTAAAACTCGGTGCCAAAGCCGATCTGTCGGAGATAAAGTTAAACGTGGGAGCGGCTTCAGTAACGGTCCGGGTTCCGAAAGAAGTGGGTTGTCGGATCAAGAAAGACGGTGCCCTGAATCTGGAACAGCTGGATGATTTTACCGACGTTGGTGGTGGCGAATTTGAAAGCCCTGGTTACGATGCCAGCAAGAAGAAAATGTCCATCCGTTTCGATGGGGGCATTTCAAGATTTAAGGTGGTGCGTTACTAAGTCTGAACCGGGATTTATATGATTTTACTGACCGACCATGATTTGATTGATAAACTTTCCTTTAAAGTAAAAAATCATAGTCGGTCAGTAAAATCATATAAATCCCGGTTCTAATTTCCCTGATTCAATTTATTGAGCAGCATTTTATTAAACATCTGCTCGGTCTTGTACAACTCCGCCAATTGCTGCGGACTAATTACTTTTAGGAAACGGCCCATGTATTCGTCATCAAGATCAGCCAGTTTTTGCTTGGTGGCATTGACTTCCCGCAACCCGTTCACTAATTGATTATCGTTTAGGTTTGTACGCGACGGTTCGTTGTTCAATTGCCGAATCCGACGGTTTAATTCCTGCTTCTTGGCGTTGTATTCATTGTAAACCGCCCAAAATTGCGGAGCCTGATCGGTTGTTAGGTTAAGCCGATTCGTGATCAGGCCAATCTTAGCCGCTTCTATCTTCTGCCGTCCGTTGACGTCGTTCTGTGCGCTGGCCACCTGTGCCATAAACACCAGCCCAACCAGCCAACCAATCCATGCGTGTCTCATTGTGGTAAAGTTAACCATGCTAAAAAATCAGGAACCGAGATTCGTATTGTCCAGTCCAGTTTCTTCTTTGATATGTTGCTGAATGTCGATCGGCTGCACATTAAGAAACTGAATCGCTGTTGTATCGCTCCCTAATGAAGAATGAAGCTGTTGAGCATCGGCTAGTTCATTTGCATCAACGCCCTGTTCGTCAAGATAAGCGGTAATAACTTCATTGCTTACACCAGCCAATGCCTCACTCCCCAACGATTCCTGCCGTTGAGGCAAGGTTTGCCAAACAAGTACAGCAATCAGGCTAGCACCTGCCAGCGAGGCTACTGTACGTTGCCAGGACCAGGTAATACGGAAGGCCGGCTTCGACTTACGAATCGCGCGAGCCTGCACGCGCGATGGCAACGTGTCAAAATAACCGTCTGGTGCCACAAACGGCAATTGCCGCATGGGATGCTCAGGTGGCAGTTCATCAAGCCGAAATTCGTTTTTATTAGTCATTATCGTGGTGTGTATCTAATACACAATTTCATTCCCGTGTTTGCAGATTGGACAGTCTAAAGCGGCTGGGGTTTAATCGGTTGTATCAGTTTTAGTCAAATAATCCTCAATTTTTTTAACCGCCAGGTGATAGGATGCTTTTAAGGCACCAACCGATGTACCGGTAATGTCCGAAATTTCTTCGTACTTCATATCATCGAAGTACTTCATGTTGAACACTAACCGCTGTTTATCTGGTAATTTTAACAGCGCCTTTTGCAGTTTTAACTGTACGTCTTCACCACTGAGTTCGTTACCCGATGTAACATAATCGGCATTGCTTTCCAGCTTCTGCATTAACTCACCTTCCACGTCGCCAATCGGCAGAAAAAAACGTCGACGTTTCTTATTCAGAAAGTTAAGACATTCGTTGGTGGCAATTCGGTATATCCAGGTATATAACTGACTATCACCCCGAAACTGTTCCAGGCTGTTCCACACTTTTATGAACGTTTCCTGCACCAGGTCGTCGGTATCGTCATGGTCAATGACCATTTTACGGATATGCCAATAAATTTTCTGCTGGTATTGGCGTACCAGCAGATTAAAGGCAAAATTCCGGCTTGACGGGTCGCGGTATTTGGCGAGGATTTCTGCGTCAGTCATTGTTTCATGGTTTACGGTTTTAGGTTTTTGGTTTACGGTTGGTTGGCGCATGTAAACTGCTTTCGCGCCAGCCAACCGTAAACCAAAAACCTAAAACCGTAAACCTATTTTCGTGCCATTACTTTCTTAACCTGCTCAACAATTTTGTCGGCAGTCAGGCCATATTTCTGCATCAGTTGATCAGGTGTACCGCTTTCGCCGAAGGTATCATGAACGCCGATATATTCGAGTGGAGCAGGGAAGTTTTGTGCCAGAACCTGTGCAACGCTATCGCCCAACCCACCATTAATCATGTGCTCTTCTGCCGATACGGCGCAGCCCGTTTTCTTCACCGATGCCAGAATAGCCTCTTCATCTAACGGCTTAATCGTGTGAATATTGATAATATCGGCTTCGATTCCCTGTTCGGCAAGAATTTCACCGGCTTTGATGGCTTCCCAAACCAAGTGGCCTGTGCAGAAAATAGATACATCTTTTCCTTCATTAACGGTCCAGGCCTTACCAATCTCAAATTTCTGATCGGCGGGGGTAAACACGGGAATCACCGGTCGACCGAAGCGCAAATAAACCGGACCCACATGCTCAGCAATGGCTAGTGTAGCCGCTTTGGTCTGGTTGTAATCGCAGGGATTGATGACGGTCATGTTGGGTAACATTTTCATCATGCCCAAATCTTCCAGAATCTGGTGTGTAGCACCATCTTCGCCTAAGGTTAAGCCTGCGTGGGAAGCACAGATTTTAACATTCTTATTCGAGTACGCCACCGACTGACGAATCTGGTCATATACCCGGCCCGTAGCGAAGTTGGCAAAGGTTGTGGCAAACGGAATGTGACCACCAATGGTCAAACCCGCCGATACACCAATCATATTGGCTTCGGCAATCCCACACTGAACGAACCGTTCTGGATATTCTTTAATAAATGTCTCCAACTTGAGCGAACCCGCTAAATCGGCTGTCAGGGCAATAACGTTAGGATTCGTCCGGCCCAGTTCAGATATACCCGCGCCGAAACCCGAACGCGTATCTTTTTTCTCGGTATACTCGTATTTTTTCATGGTCTATATTAATTCGCCGAAGCGAGGGTTTGCAATTTGGTTAAAAAATAATTGGCACTGGTACAATTTGGGTGCTGAGCCGCGTTTTCGATGCTGAAGCCGTACTTCAACATTCGTCGGGCTAACATCGGTTTTGTACCAATACCCCGCTGAGTCTTTAATTCAAATAAGCGCTTTAAGGTAGCAAATGGATTGTCCTCTGCTTCTGGATTTATAAACTCAAATGTATTATCTGAAAACAGTCGGCGTAAAGTAGTTGAATCACTTAAAAACCAAGATTCGATTTGTTTTACAGCAACAATCACAACTTGACTGTCTTGTTGAGTTATACGCTGACGCGTTACCGTAATACACTCATCTTGGTCGAGGTCAGTTATAATAACAATGATGTTAGCTCCATTCCTAAATAGTGTATCGCGGATATCTGCGAGACGATGAGGTAGCAGATTACCACTTCCAGCAACATCGAAAACAGGATTAACACACCTTAGGCCATTTCGATTGAGCCAATCTTGAAAATTGGTTGATTCAATAATTTCTTGTTCTGTTTTACCTTCACAAATAAAACCAACATTTACCACGCAAGCCCACCTCCGAAAGCATTCATTAGTAAGG
Coding sequences:
- a CDS encoding transketolase family protein, translated to MKKYEYTEKKDTRSGFGAGISELGRTNPNVIALTADLAGSLKLETFIKEYPERFVQCGIAEANMIGVSAGLTIGGHIPFATTFANFATGRVYDQIRQSVAYSNKNVKICASHAGLTLGEDGATHQILEDLGMMKMLPNMTVINPCDYNQTKAATLAIAEHVGPVYLRFGRPVIPVFTPADQKFEIGKAWTVNEGKDVSIFCTGHLVWEAIKAGEILAEQGIEADIINIHTIKPLDEEAILASVKKTGCAVSAEEHMINGGLGDSVAQVLAQNFPAPLEYIGVHDTFGESGTPDQLMQKYGLTADKIVEQVKKVMARK
- a CDS encoding LiaI-LiaF-like domain-containing protein, which gives rise to MQRKNGLFWGIFLLTLGVLFLARRAGMLDIDWHSLVNLWPVLLILAGVNLILERRGNPAAFVTTVMLAVAVPTTLFGFLSHNRNHDEFNMRWHDNDDDDDDNGNNDSDDDDNTDDDYRSEREHRDSENTRIQTNTFAETMDVDTREAVLKLSGGAGRFTISDPSTELIKADTKQTSGSYSMSVDRDETTHIPTIELKPTDDDQHIDLKDGKFENRVDVHLNATPVWTMDVALGAGQGDLDLSAYAVKSLKIGAGAADLDLKLGAKADLSEIKLNVGAASVTVRVPKEVGCRIKKDGALNLEQLDDFTDVGGGEFESPGYDASKKKMSIRFDGGISRFKVVRY
- a CDS encoding RNA polymerase sigma factor — protein: MTDAEILAKYRDPSSRNFAFNLLVRQYQQKIYWHIRKMVIDHDDTDDLVQETFIKVWNSLEQFRGDSQLYTWIYRIATNECLNFLNKKRRRFFLPIGDVEGELMQKLESNADYVTSGNELSGEDVQLKLQKALLKLPDKQRLVFNMKYFDDMKYEEISDITGTSVGALKASYHLAVKKIEDYLTKTDTTD
- a CDS encoding PspC domain-containing protein codes for the protein MNKRLERIADQAQIGGVCAGLADYFGIDRALVRVLFVIGIFLPHFPAIIIYIILWIALPERRFDGSVSQSSAFSNPYFAMNPYNPNKPASPDRSIIGGAVLIILGVLFLLDRYFDIDFGDLWPFVLIAIGLWLIFKDRIKPPYDNTTTNDPNGTL